One Drechmeria coniospora strain ARSEF 6962 chromosome 01, whole genome shotgun sequence genomic region harbors:
- a CDS encoding choline oxidase — translation MTTRSLPPNAGHAYDYVIVGGGTAGCVLAARLATYLPERKILLIEAGPSDFKLDNVLDLRQWLTLLGGELDYDYGTTEQPMGNSHIRHSRAKVLGGCSSHNTLISFRPFRHDMDRWVQQGCKGWDFDTVVRLVDNLRNTFQPVHARHRNQLCKDWVESCSTALDIPVIKDFNAEIREKGQLTAGAGFFSISYNPDDGRRSSASVAYIHPILRGEERRPNLTVLTEAHVSRIHVENDVATGISLRLAGGDELVLHARRETILCAGAVDTPRLMLHSGLGPRAQLETLGIDVVKDIPGVGENLIDHPETIIMWELEKPVPANQTTMDSDAGIFYRHEPTNAAGNDGDAADVMMHCYQIPFCLNTERLGYPVVRDGYAFCMTPNIPRARSRGRIYLTSKDPAVKPALDFRYFTDPEGYDAATLVAGIKLARKVAEKRPFKDWLKREVAPGPKVQTDEEISEYARRVAHTVYHPAGTTKMGDVTRDMYAVVDPELKVRGIKYLRIADAGVFPEMPSINPMLTVLAIGERAAELIAMDDGWKLDSKVARL, via the coding sequence ATGACGACTCGCTCGCTCCCGCCCAATGCCGGCCACGCCTACGACTACGTCATCGTAGGCGGTGGCACGGCCGGctgcgtcctcgccgcccgcctcgccaCCTACCTGCCCGAGCGCAAGATCCTCCTCATCGAGGCCGGCCCGTCCGACTTCAAGCTCGACAACGTCCTCGACCTTCGCCAGTGGCTCaccctgctcggcggcgagctcgactaCGACTACGGCACCACCGAGCAGCCCATGGGCAACTCCCACATCCGCCACTCGCGCGCCAAGgtcctcggcggctgctCCTCCCACAACACCCTCATCTCCTTCCGTCCCTTCCGCCACGACATGGATCGCTGGGTCCAGCAGGGCTGCAAGGGCTGGGACTTTGACAccgtcgtccgcctcgtcgacaacctGCGCAACACCTTCCAGCCCGTCCACGCCCGCCACCGCAATCAGCTGTGCAAGGATTGGGTCGagtcctgctcgacggccctcgACATCCCCGTCATCAAGGACTTCAACGCCGAGATCCGCGAAAAGGGCCAGCtgacggccggcgccggcttcttCTCCATCTCGTACaaccccgacgacggccgccggaGCAGCGCCTCGGTCGCCTACATCCACCCCATCCTccgcggcgaggagaggcggcCGAACCTGACGGTGCTCACCGAGGCGCACGTGTCGAGGATCCACGTCGAGAACGATGTGGCCACCGGCATCAGCCTGCGCCTCGCcggaggcgacgagctcgtcctccacGCCCGCCGGGAGACGATCCTgtgcgccggcgccgtcgacacgcCCCGCCTGATGCTCCACTCCGGCCTCGGACCCCGTGCCCAGCTCGAGacgctcggcatcgacgtggTCAAGGACAtccccggcgtcggcgagaatCTCATCGACCACCCCGAGACCATCATCATGTGGGAGCTCGAGAAGCCGGTGCCGGCCAACCAGACGACCATGGACTCGGACGCCGGCATCTTCTACCGCCACGAGCCCACCAACGCGGctggcaacgacggcgatgccgccgatgtCATGATGCACTGCTACCAGATCCCCTTCTGCCTCAACACCGAGCGCCTCGGCTACCCCGTCGTCCGGGACGGCTATGCCTTTTGCATGACGCCCAACATCCCGCGCGCCCGTTCTCGCGGCCGCATCTACCTGACCTCCAAGGACCCGGCCGTCAAGCCGGCCCTCGACTTTCGCTACTTTACCGATCCCGAGGGCTACGACGCCgccaccctcgtcgccggcatcaaGCTCGCCCGCAAGGTCGCCGAGAAGCGCCCCTTCAAGGACTGGCTGAAGCGGGAGGTCGCGCCGGGACCAAAGGTCCAGACCGACGAGGAGATTAGCGAGTACGCCCGTCGCGTGGCGCACACCGTCTATCACCCGGCCGGCACCACCAAGATGGGCGACGTCACGAGGGACATgtacgccgtcgtcgaccccgAGCTCAAGGTGCGCGGCATCAAGTACCtgcgcatcgccgacgccggtgtCTTCCCCGAGATGCCTTCCATCAATCCCATGCTCACCGTCTTGGCCATCGGTGAGCGGGCGGCGGAGCTGatcgccatggacgacggaTGGAAGCTCGACTCCAAGGTGGCGAGGTTGTGA